Genomic segment of Syngnathus acus chromosome 10, fSynAcu1.2, whole genome shotgun sequence:
CTGTGGGAGTGGTCACAGCTGACTTCAGTTCTAGCCAATCAAAGCAGCACGCCTTTAAAATGCACCACACTAGTTGCTTACTAGAGTGTTGATGTGGCAAAATAGTAAGTGTGCCATGAAGTGGCCAATTGGAGACGCGCCCAAAAACTTCAAGGACACACTCCTTACTTCCCCGTCAATTCAAATAGAACCCATTGTGTAACGATTCCTTCACCTTCTCAGCTCCTCGGCCCGGTCCCGCCGTCGTCGGAGTCGAGAGTGGCTCCCGGTACTCCTGCGGCCGGCAGATTGGATGGCAGTGAGGTCACAGTTCAGGAGGACGGGAAGATGGACCACTATGTTCTGAACAAGCGGAAGAGAAGAATCACAAAGGAGGAATGCGAGGACGAGCATGGAGCAGAGGGGAAGAGTGATgctaaaaaaagattgaagtCTGGTGAGCACACTCGCTAATAAACTCGCTTTACTCATAAATCAATTGCTGAACTTGTGTCTCTTCTTTTCAGCAGAGGCGAACCATCTGTTAAGTCCTGCAGTTGGGGACCTTTTGGACCCAACCGATCTGGAATGTTCTCTGTGCATGAGGTGAGGTGCTCTTTACATCCAAGCTCACTTGCATTTGGATCCGTCCAAAACATGCTAAAGGACAGTTTTGTGCCCAGATTACTCTACGAGCCGGTGACGACACCTTGCGGTCACACCTTCTGTCTCCAGTGTCTCAAGAGATGCCTGGACCACAACCCAAAGTGTCCACTTTGCAAAGAAGAGCTGTCAGAAGTATGCGAGCCTCATGTCCTTTCAAACTCTTCTCTCTCGCTGTCCGCACTTGCGTCTTACTATCTATCTCCATCGCTCCACAGTACCTCGTCCAAAGACAATACTGCAAGACCACGTTGATGGAAAGCCTCATAGCGAGGTATCTTCCGAATGAGCTCATGGAGAGACAGAAAATTCACATCGAGGAGATGGCTGAGCTTTCCAAGTACGTTTTTACAACTTCCTCTCCGTTGACATACCATTTGTTATACTCCCGCAGCTTCCCCTTTCATGTCATTATAATGATCAAGATTTGTTCATGAGATCCTCAAGGTCTGGATCTAGGTAACTTTTCCCCTTGAGGGACGGACGGATATTTATGACTACTTGCCTTTGTCTTAACCACGCCCTTGCTCTTGGACTGATATAACCTGAGCTGCGGTTTGACCTACTGTCCCTCTGTCGAGATGACACACTGACCTCTTAGATACGCGTCACGCCTGACGAGTGTCAAGTATCACCATCCAGCGGCCGGATCCAggaaaatctatttttaagcCAAAccttgaaattgaaaaaatgtcaactaGGCGCTCAACACCTGTGCCTCTTTgcctcgctctctctccaGCCTCAACAAGAACGTGCCTATTTTCGTGTGCACCATGGCCTTCCCCACCGTGCCGTGTCCTCTGCATATCTTTGAGCCCTGCTACCGACTGATGATTCGCCGATGCATGGAAACGGGAACCAACTGCTTTGGCATGTGTCTGGCCGATGACCTCAAAGGGTGGGTGTCCCGTCAGGCTTTCCGTGTACGCACCCGGAGAATGTAATATTAAACCCACTTCCTCTACCTTCTGCCCGCTTTCTAGGTTTGCAGACTACGGATGCCTGCTGGAGATTCGTGACGTGACGTTCTTTTCCGACGGGCGCTCCGTCGTCGACACCATCGGCAGGCGGAGGTTTAAAGTCATCCAGCATCGAGAGAGGGATGGATACAACACAGCTGACATTGAGTACTTGGAAGATGTCAAGGTCAGCCGGAGGGCAACCAAAGCGCATAAGTTGAAAGTTTTGAAGGGCTGGAGAATGAATTGATGAATCCTTTGTAGGTGGAGGGCTTGGCAGTGGGGGAGCTGCAGTCTTTACATGACACGGTGTATGAACAAGCTCTCGTCTGGGTCGActccctgaaaacagagcagaAGGAACGCATTGAAGGCCACTTTGGACCCATACCCGAGAAAGACTCCGAACTTCAGGTGTGTAAGACTCTCACCGCATATTGCAGATCAAAAGACTTTGGAATTGACTTTTACTTTTGAGCCGTGATGACGTATCCTACAGCAAGTTGAAGTTTTGAATAAATGTATCGATATGCAGCCGCTTAAGTAAAGTGGGACAAAAACGAAGGTGCTGTGATGGTATTCTTTTGCAACCCTAATCCAACTCGTCTTTCTCCCCGCCTTTAGGCCAATCCGAATGGTCCATCATGGTGTTGGTGGTTACTTGCTGTACTTCCATTAGAGGGCCGAGCACAGCTGCCTTTCCTCGCCATCACATCCCTGAAAGACCGCTTGAGCGGCATCCGCAAAGTCCTCCTCTTCATGTCCCGCAACCGAAATCGGGGACACGCCGTGGGCCAGCGTTCATAATCTCGCCCGACCCACCCGCCCCTGCAACCTACCCCCAGACTCCGACAAGAAGTCTTCTTCCTTTTGAGCATTTCTGTTTTTACGACGGCACTTTCCATGTTGTCGCACAATCTACAGAACACTCAATCACGTTATATTCAACTTCCATTTATCCATTCACCCCAGGGCTCTTTGCACCCAAAGCAACCCTCTTTGTTTCGTCCTTTCGACTTCAAGCCAGAATCTAAACGCTTGGTTATGAGTGAGGAGTATCACCTTTCTTTGTAACACTTTACACAACGCTAATGCGCACAACATACGGACCGAGGGCATGGAAGTCAATGTACGTTGGCCTTATTGTGCATGGCACTCCTTTGTTTTCATACTTCTCTGCGCTTCTAATGTGAGCTAATAGaacaaaatgggaaaaaaaaatacatttgacattCTTCCTCAGAGTGAGTTGCCTATCCAACAGCTTTAGAgttaacaaaaaaactgaTACGTATATACTGGATATACGCACAGTGCTGCTTCATGCATTTATTAGACTACCTGTTGTGAAAAGATTTGTGTCTGCTTTccatattttacaattttgaacaacaatgagaaaaaaaaaattatcggGTGGTGGTCGATTACATTTGAGAAGCACTCTATGTATCTAAGTGTACTTATGAATTCTGTGAGAGACCAAACATATACCTTTGGGTGCAAATGCACTCACAGAAATTATGTGAATTATGATAGAGAAAATATTGACTTCATTGAAAATTCACACAGAGAAACAACACCCGTTAGTagcacacacaataaaaaggTGTGCTGTTTGTAGGGGGACTTTGActgttttgctctttttatGTGTGGCATTTTGCTTATTctccattatttatttattttcattatttatgcAAGCAGtgactttgtttacatttgttgAAAGATGCTCATTTTCCGCAggattatttttctatttgacACCTACAaacggcagccattttgcacGCTGTACCAATAGAAGGGAGAAAGctctgaattaaaaaaaaaaaaaaaagctcacattGATGTACAATTAATTAGGTCAGTGTTAATTCTGATTTGTTTGGTACTTCCACCCTAATTAGGGAGAATAACTTCCATTGTGATTTTTAATTGTTATGACGTTGGCTATTCCACAAATACACTTTGGTGAAAATTGTGATGCCTTGttgattgttgttttgttttaagacagtagagagctttgcctttaaatttgttttaaatacaagTTTGTTATTTAGTTTCTGtccg
This window contains:
- the LOC119128981 gene encoding LON peptidase N-terminal domain and RING finger protein 3-like isoform X2 — translated: MRRVVRGVTHRCLFVNIHTLRERGCSTHTSSSNKLVAMGTESESMLQLAAEALRAKNFDLAADIYECQLAALRDGESRQDLTVRRADALAFGGKFTEAVVAYRQAAEMDKLRPAHLGNLVDYLTSMTRLDREGDRGEDAEAGATGCEDISCRICLSTLFEPVTLACGHCFCKKCLEKGDKNEKVVCKECKLSSRVAVHSYRVNVVLSNLLAKWFPRVYRAGRLRREGNGLYSGKKVEAALEKYNQAIMISPTDHILFSNRSQIHSSLKHYEKALSDAEMACRLMPLWSKGHVRKAQALMSLGRTEEALREYLLCLSIEPDCRLARNEANKVVEANKLLSDLLAPVTDQAPEHISDFPKMLSSRGRVKNSISGASQLLGPVPPSSESRVAPGTPAAGRLDGSEVTVQEDGKMDHYVLNKRKRRITKEECEDEHGAEGKSDAKKRLKSVSAEANHLLSPAVGDLLDPTDLECSLCMRLLYEPVTTPCGHTFCLQCLKRCLDHNPKCPLCKEELSEYLVQRQYCKTTLMESLIARYLPNELMERQKIHIEEMAELSNLNKNVPIFVCTMAFPTVPCPLHIFEPCYRLMIRRCMETGTNCFGMCLADDLKGFADYGCLLEIRDVTFFSDGRSVVDTIGRRRFKVIQHRERDGYNTADIEYLEDVKVEGLAVGELQSLHDTVYEQALVWVDSLKTEQKERIEGHFGPIPEKDSELQANPNGPSWCWWLLAVLPLEGRAQLPFLAITSLKDRLSGIRKVLLFMSRNRNRGHAVGQRS
- the LOC119128981 gene encoding LON peptidase N-terminal domain and RING finger protein 3-like isoform X3; amino-acid sequence: MRRVVRGVTHRCLFVNIHTLRERGCSTHTSSSNKLVAMGTESESMLQLAAEALRAKNFDLAADIYECQLAALRDGESRQDLTVRRADALAFGGKFTEAVVAYRQAAEMDKLRPAHLGNLVDYLTSMTRLDREGDRGEDAEAGATGCEDISCRICLSTLFEPVTLACGHCFCKKCLEKGDKNEKVVCKECKLSSRVAVHSYRVNVVLSNLLAKWFPRVYRAGRLRREGNGLYSGKKVEAALEKYNQAIMISPTDHILFSNRSQIHSSLKHYEKALSDAEMACRLMPLWSKGHVRKAQALMSLGRTEEALREYLLCLSIEPDCRLARNEANKLLSDLLAPVTDQAPEHISDFPKMLSSRGRVKNSISGASQLLGPVPPSSESRVAPGTPAAGRLDGSEVTVQEDGKMDHYVLNKRKRRITKEECEDEHGAEGKSDAKKRLKSGESAEANHLLSPAVGDLLDPTDLECSLCMRLLYEPVTTPCGHTFCLQCLKRCLDHNPKCPLCKEELSEYLVQRQYCKTTLMESLIARYLPNELMERQKIHIEEMAELSNLNKNVPIFVCTMAFPTVPCPLHIFEPCYRLMIRRCMETGTNCFGMCLADDLKGFADYGCLLEIRDVTFFSDGRSVVDTIGRRRFKVIQHRERDGYNTADIEYLEDVKVEGLAVGELQSLHDTVYEQALVWVDSLKTEQKERIEGHFGPIPEKDSELQANPNGPSWCWWLLAVLPLEGRAQLPFLAITSLKDRLSGIRKVLLFMSRNRNRGHAVGQRS
- the LOC119128981 gene encoding LON peptidase N-terminal domain and RING finger protein 3-like isoform X1, whose protein sequence is MRRVVRGVTHRCLFVNIHTLRERGCSTHTSSSNKLVAMGTESESMLQLAAEALRAKNFDLAADIYECQLAALRDGESRQDLTVRRADALAFGGKFTEAVVAYRQAAEMDKLRPAHLGNLVDYLTSMTRLDREGDRGEDAEAGATGCEDISCRICLSTLFEPVTLACGHCFCKKCLEKGDKNEKVVCKECKLSSRVAVHSYRVNVVLSNLLAKWFPRVYRAGRLRREGNGLYSGKKVEAALEKYNQAIMISPTDHILFSNRSQIHSSLKHYEKALSDAEMACRLMPLWSKGHVRKAQALMSLGRTEEALREYLLCLSIEPDCRLARNEANKVVEANKLLSDLLAPVTDQAPEHISDFPKMLSSRGRVKNSISGASQLLGPVPPSSESRVAPGTPAAGRLDGSEVTVQEDGKMDHYVLNKRKRRITKEECEDEHGAEGKSDAKKRLKSGESAEANHLLSPAVGDLLDPTDLECSLCMRLLYEPVTTPCGHTFCLQCLKRCLDHNPKCPLCKEELSEYLVQRQYCKTTLMESLIARYLPNELMERQKIHIEEMAELSNLNKNVPIFVCTMAFPTVPCPLHIFEPCYRLMIRRCMETGTNCFGMCLADDLKGFADYGCLLEIRDVTFFSDGRSVVDTIGRRRFKVIQHRERDGYNTADIEYLEDVKVEGLAVGELQSLHDTVYEQALVWVDSLKTEQKERIEGHFGPIPEKDSELQANPNGPSWCWWLLAVLPLEGRAQLPFLAITSLKDRLSGIRKVLLFMSRNRNRGHAVGQRS